In one window of Mercurialis annua linkage group LG4, ddMerAnnu1.2, whole genome shotgun sequence DNA:
- the LOC126678457 gene encoding cell division cycle 20.2, cofactor of APC complex-like, whose translation NPPNTRKKSILFDLINQSNSFTILNRSAIRSSLCLAPSLPSFFFSNSSLITLFLIFVCFLSNPTSLYNWVFVVCCNYFLQVGFFMDPRLTMHSCNKIHSRSPLQRKNSCDNLDRFIPNRSAMDLGYAHYMLTEGKKGKKNPTTVWDSPSREAYQKQLADALNMNRTRILAFKNKPPTLIDPIPHEFFSPPLSATARNSKTVKSRRQIPQTSERTLDAPDLIDDFYLNLLDWGTGNVLAIALGDTVYLWDASDCSTSELVTVNGEDGPVTSVSWAPDGRNIAIGLNNSHVQIWDCHSSRLLRTLRGGHPSRVNSLAWNSHILTTGGMDGQIINNDVRVREHIVETYRGHQREICGLKWSDSGQQLASGGNDNLVFIWDRSSASLRSPTQWLHRIDEHRAAVKALAWCPFQSNLLASGGGGGDRCIKFWNTHTGACLNSVDTGSQVCSLLWNQHERELLSSHGFTENQLTLWKYPSMVKMAELKGHTSRVLFTTQSPDGYTVASAAGDETLRFWNVFGTPEAAKPATKKTISEPFAHISRIR comes from the exons aatcctcCAAATACTCGCAAGAAATCAATTCTCTTTGATCtaattaatcaatcaaattCTTTTACAATTCTCAATCGATCAGCAATACGATCATCACTCTGCTTGGCTCCTTCTCTCCCTTCTTTTTTCTTCTCAAATTCCTCTCTGATAACtttgttcttgatttttgtttgttttctaTCAAACCCTACTAGTTTATATAACTGGGTTTTTGTTGTTTGTTGCAATTATTTTTTGCAGGTTGGGTTCTTCATGGATCCAAGATTAACAATGCATTCTTGTAACAAGATTCATTCTCGTAGCCCTCTTCAAAGAAAGAACTCCTGCGACAac TTGGATAGGTTTATACCAAATAGGTCAGCAATGGACTTGGGGTATGCTCATTACATGTTGACGGAAGGGAAGAAAGGCAAGAAGAATCCGACCACAGTTTGGGATTCGCCCTCGAGAGAGGCTTATCAGAAGCAGCTAGCAGATGCTCTTAATATGAATCGGACTCGTATTTTAGCCTTCAAAAATAAGCCGCCTACTCTTATTGATCCAATCCCGCATGAGTTTTTTTCACCACCTCTATCAGCTACTGCACGTAACTCTAAAACTGTCAAGTCCAGGCGCCAAATTCCTCAG ACATCGGAGAGGACATTGGATGCGCCTGACCTAATTGACGATTTCTACTTGAATTTGTTGGATTGGGGTACTGGCAATGTGCTTGCAATTGCTCTTGGGGACACGGTGTATTTGTGGGATGCTTCAGATTGTTCTACCTCAGAACTTGTGACTGTTAATGGTGAAGATGGTCCTGTTACTAGTGTGAGCTGGGCTCCAGATGGACGTAACATTGCCATCGGCTTGAACAATTCTCACGTCCAGATTTGGGACTGCCATTCTAGTCGACTG CTAAGAACATTAAGAGGTGGCCACCCATCACGAGTAAATTCACTAGCTTGGAACAGTCACATTCTTACAACTGGTGGAATGGATGGACAAATCATCAATAATGATGTAAGAGTAAGAGAACACATTGTTGAAACATACAGGGGTCACCAGCGGGAAATTTGTGGACTGAAGTGGTCAGATTCAGGCCAGCAACTAGCCAGCGGAGGAAATGATAATCTAGTTTTTATATGGGACAGATCATCAGCATCTTTACGCTCTCCAACTCAGTGGCTTCATAGGATTGATGAGCATAGAGCTGCAGTAAAAGCTCTGGCTTGGTGTCCCTTCCAGAGCAATCTATTAGCATCTGGGGGAGGTGGAGGTGACAGGTGCATAAAGTTCTGGAATACGCATACTGGCGCATGCTTGAATTCAGTAGACACTGGCTCGCAGGTTTGTTCTCTTCTGTGGAACCAACACGAGCGTGAGCTGCTGAGCTCTCATGGCTTCACTGAGAATCAGCTGACTCTTTGGAAATACCCATCAATGGTAAAGATGGCTGAGCTTAAGGGTCATACCTCTAGAGTACTCTTCACGACTCAG AGCCCGGATGGATACACTGTAGCATCTGCAGCTGGGGATGAGACCCTGCGATTTTGGAATGTGTTTGGAACACCAGAAGCGGCAAAACCTGCTACGAAAAAAACAATCTCGGAACCTTTTGCTCATATATCACGCATCCGTTGA